GATTATTATAGGATTCTGTTAATAAAAGTTCGATCATTTGATCCGTTTTTCCTAACTGTCCATAAAGCATTCCTATTTGAAAATTAAAATTATAACTCGGCTGAACCTGCATTGCCGTTTGATATGCTTTTAAAGCATATTCAAGCAACACTTTTTTCTCAAAAGAATTTCCGATTCCGTAAACATCATTCGGACTGGTTTTGATTTTTTCGATCGCCTGTTCGTAGTAATTCTTAGCTTTAGCGTCGTTTTTCTGTAATTGGAAATTATATCCTAATTCCACTAAAAAAACACCTTGCTTATATCTGTTAAACCGTTCCTGAATGGCTTTTTGAGCCACATCAAATTGTTGCAATTGCTGATAACAATCTACGGTTCTTAAAAAATATTGTGTATTGGATGGTGCGCTGTTTAAAAGCTCTTCATAACTGATTTTAGCTTTTTCGAAATCACCTTTATCGTAGTAATATTGCGCAAGTTGCTCATTTTGTGCTAATGCAAAAGTAGACCACAACAGAACGATATAGATAAAGATGTTTTTCATAATTCAGTCTTTTTTTTTAGTTTTCAATGCAATCAAACTGAGACTGCGACTGAATACTAGTTCTAAGCTACCTTATTTTCTTTCGATTTCCAAACTATCAAAGCTAAACCAATTAAAATAAATGGAATACTCAATATTTGCCCCATATTAATTGGCATACTGTTTTCCCACGCTTCTTGATTTTCTTTAAAATATTCAATTATAAATCTGGCTAAGAACAATAATGTTAGGAAATATCCGAAAATTAATCCGTCGGCTTTTCTAATTTTATCGGATTTATACATCCAATATAAAATTACAAAAATCAACAAATACGCAAATGCTTCATACAATTGCGTTGGATGTCTTGGAATCATGTCGTCTCTTTCGAAAACAACTCCCCAATTTCCGTTCGTTGGTTTTCCGTAGATTTCAGAATTCATAAAATTCCCAAATCTGATAAAAGCTCCCGTAACAGGAACTCCAATTGACATTTTATCCAAAAGCCATAAGAACTTAACTTTGTATTTGCGACAATATAAAACCATCGCAATCAAAACTCCAATTGATCCTCCGTGACTTGCCAAACCTTGATAACCAACAAATTTATAAACTCCGGCGACCTTCTGAATTGGCAAAAGAATCTCTATTGGATGTTGCAAAAAATAAGACGGCTCATAAAAAAAGCAATGTCCTAATCGTGCGCCTAAAATTGTTCCAACTATTACATATACGAGTAAACTATCGAGATTGTCTATCGATAAATGCTCTTTTTTGTAAATATTTCGTACAATATAATAACCCAGCAAAAGCCCGCAAGCAAAAAGAGCACCATAATATTTTAAAGGAAAACTATCCGTTATCATCACAATAACTGGATCTACATTCCAGTTTAGTATTCCATTCATATATGGTATTTTTTAAAAGTATTCAGTCGCAGTCGCAGTTAAAAAACTGAAAACTGCGACTGAGACTATTAACTTTATTTTATTCTTAATTTATAATATCAAATCCACAGTAAGGGCGTAAAACTTCTGGAATTACGATTCCTTCCGGAGTTTGGTAATTTTCTAATATTCCTGCCAAAACTCTTGGTAATGCCAATGAACTTCCGTTAAGTGTGTGTGCCAAATGGTTTTTTCCGTCTTTGTCTTTGAAACGTAATTTCAAACGATTTGCCTGAAAAGTTTCAAAGTTAGAAACTGAACTAATCTCTAACCAACGATCCTGCGCCGTAGAAAATACTTCAAAATCATAGGTCAAAGCCGATGTGAATCCCATATCGCCACCACATAAACGTAAAACTCTGTATGGCAATTTCAATTCTTTCAAAATATCTTTTACGTGTTCTACCATTCCGTCAAGTGCTTCATAAGACTTATCTGGATGTTCAACACGTACGATTTCTACTTTATCAAATTGGTGCAAACGGTTTAATCCACGAACGTGTGCTCCATAAGAACCTGCTTCACGACGGAAACATGG
This genomic window from Flavobacterium sp. 9 contains:
- the lgt gene encoding prolipoprotein diacylglyceryl transferase produces the protein MNGILNWNVDPVIVMITDSFPLKYYGALFACGLLLGYYIVRNIYKKEHLSIDNLDSLLVYVIVGTILGARLGHCFFYEPSYFLQHPIEILLPIQKVAGVYKFVGYQGLASHGGSIGVLIAMVLYCRKYKVKFLWLLDKMSIGVPVTGAFIRFGNFMNSEIYGKPTNGNWGVVFERDDMIPRHPTQLYEAFAYLLIFVILYWMYKSDKIRKADGLIFGYFLTLLFLARFIIEYFKENQEAWENSMPINMGQILSIPFILIGLALIVWKSKENKVA